The genomic region AGGTACAATAATCAGTATAAAATGTagtcactgtttatttttgggAGGGTTTTTTGGAAAGCAAGAGACACTGAACACTGTGCGCTGTCAGATTGTTCAAGCTCACTGACTTCAGTGCAATATGTTACAAATTGCCTGCAAATTGTAATCATTATGAATTACTGTGCTGATTTCTTGACATTTATTGTCATTGCATCCTCAACTTTGGAAAAATTTCAGAACCTTTTGCAGCATTTCATCTCCTGCTACAGTCCAGTTGTGTCTGGAGGATCAACTGTGTTTGAGGATTCTCAAGTCCATCGCCGAACTTACAATTGTTGTGAACTTTACATTGTCGCTTTAAACTTCCATGGAGTTTATTGAAGGAAGCAGAGGCACCTACAGACCCATTAAGGTGTGTGagagtttttctgtttactaGAGTTAGTGGATATTTTCAGGTGTAGCTGAGACTCTACGAAACTAATGAGCAACATTATCTTGTTTCCATTATTAGGTGTTGTTTGACACACCCATATATGAGCGGGCTCTGCAGATATGCTGGCACACTGGCTCGTACAAGTGTCAGGTAAACCCCACTCTACTGTAGTTTTAATGtcaatattaatataaaatacagaGTTAAGACTCATAAATGGTGTCTTGTATTTAAAGGTAAATACAGGATTTCTTGTGTGTTGTTTAGATTGCACTAGTGGCCGAACTTTTGAGGCttcagcagcagacacagcTCCCATCTGAGGTGACTGCTGAAGATATGACTGATCTGTTGGTGGAGGAGAGCAAAAGCACACTGAGAGTGCAGTAAGTTTCTGAATCGCACAATCCAACACTACACCTGAACTTAACACCTTAACTCTGCTCATGTCACTCGTGTGTAATGAGGAAGTTAGGGATGGTAAAGATAGAGcccatgttttctctctgtttgaagGCTCTGGGAGTTTGAACTGGAGGACTTTGAAGAGGATGAGGCCAGACCTCTTCTCAGACTGGTGAGATCAAAATCCTGAAAAACTTGACAGTAGTAAATTATTACATTAAGATTGATTTCTCCTGTAAATATGTCCAGTCTGCTCATTATATCTCATTCCTTGTTTCAGGTGTGGGCAGTGAACACCAGCATGAAGATGAGAGACATAGAGTTTGAAGCCAGAAGGCTGCTCACTTCACCAGAGACCATCCCTCCTCAGTTTCAGTGAGTTTTATTTGACACACATTTCTCATCAGTTGAAGCAGTGGGTGTGATGTTCTCAAGTGATTTACAAACAAACTTTGAATAACTGTGACCCACAGACATCCCAAGATCATTGGCCAGGCTCAGAAGTACGCCAGGACCCTGGCAGAGCAGCACCAGGAGGCCCCCAGCTCCAAACTGCTGGGCCCACGAGAGGTGGTGATAGAGGTGGTCCCAAAAGTCATACAGGGCTTCTGGCTGCCTCCTCCAAACACCTCCCTCAACATGCCCTCACAGAAGCTCAGTAAAATGGCTGTTGGGCTCACAAAAGCAGTTGAGGACCAGGTCACCACCGCTCTGTCCACTGTGCTCCGTCAGGTCACCTTCTCCCGTTCCATCAGGGACGACATGGTCCTGTCTATCCTGGGA from Lates calcarifer isolate ASB-BC8 linkage group LG3, TLL_Latcal_v3, whole genome shotgun sequence harbors:
- the LOC108900338 gene encoding uncharacterized protein LOC108900338 produces the protein MEFIEGSRGTYRPIKVLFDTPIYERALQICWHTGSYKCQIALVAELLRLQQQTQLPSEVTAEDMTDLLVEESKSTLRVQLWEFELEDFEEDEARPLLRLVWAVNTSMKMRDIEFEARRLLTSPETIPPQFQHPKIIGQAQKYARTLAEQHQEAPSSKLLGPREVVIEVVPKVIQGFWLPPPNTSLNMPSQKLSKMAVGLTKAVEDQVTTALSTVLRQVTFSRSIRDDMVLSILGKVRQSYSQDILVKKLNCFTAEILNAITDTAATEICELFEPQIKASVNMKAEKDCTQAEDVVDGAEAKTGPAEDQSEEPGLKEDTEPIRKLDSAVATPPPAPLITAAELPANTATQNYFISNLDEEQPTPSPQPDSAVVSPPVTALLTSSTEPPVHHRLR